From the genome of Drosophila melanogaster chromosome 2L, one region includes:
- the CG17564 gene encoding uncharacterized protein: protein MPRVKPTKKLDVLGNLDLRPEDAVGDYISSKQQNKFFVIPPNSDSAGDSIELIYVNNLREHEAMLKLQEEMLTSAKRQTKLNSARVRNMYKIQERLRRRFIEVNSFIKDCADKKRVAEKTAQAETLNHKELGEGIESFKDSIGELKAFREALKATVQEFQPYEKVLDEVVKVSDIFVSPKDCTDRCDALMLAQVEINKLEHQKLQDIENMRQRMVQITNDAALTVLGLKNDLAKLERSYNESRVQCLRWEKILAKTKDAINNNYMDKERTIDAITNLHRILLRRRDVHSFPARGDLDKVLDAIMGEVEILTGVVKEIESSDPSIKHEEARDKSLC from the exons ATGCCCCGCGTGAAGCCCACCAAGAAGCTCGATGTTCTGGGAAATCTGGACCTGCGGCCGGAGGATGCCGTGGGGGACTATATCAGCTCTAAGCAGCAGAACAAATTCTTCGT AATTCCACCGAACTCGGACTCTGCCGGCGACTCCATCGAACTGATATATGTGAACAATCTCCGCGAGCACGAAGCCATGCTCAAGCTGCAGGAGGAGATGCTGACCAGTGCCAAGCGGCAGACCAAGCTGAACTCCGCCCGGGTGAGGAACATGTACAAGATCCAGGAGCGGCTGAGGCGGCGCTTCATCGAGGTGAACAGCTTCATCAAGGACTGCGCGGACAAAAAGAGAGTGGCCGAGAAGACCGCCCAAGCGGAGACGCTCAACCATAAGGAGCTCGGCGAGGGCATTGAGAGCTTCAAGGACTCGATCGGCGAACTCAAGGCCTTTCGGGAGGCTCTCAAGGCCACCGTGCAGGAGTTCCAGCCCTACGAGAAGGTGCTCGACGAGGTGGTGAAGGTATCCGACATATTCGTCTCGCCAAAGGACTGCACCGATCGCTGTGATGCGCTGA TGCTGGCTCAAGTGGAGATCAACAAGTTGGAGCATCAAAAGCTCCAGGACATCGAGAACATGCGGCAGCGTATGGTGCAGATCACAAATGATGCGGCTCTAACTGTGCTGGGTCTAAAGAACGATCTGGCCAAACTGGAACGATCCTACAACGAGTCCAGAGTGCAGTGCCTCAGATGGGAGAAGATCCTGGCCAAGACCAAGGACGccatcaacaacaactacaTGGACAAGGAGCGCACAATAGATGCGATTACCAACCTTCACCGAATCCTTCTACGGCGAAGAG atGTACATTCGTTTCCCGCTCGCGGCGACTTGGACAAGGTGTTGGATGCCATCATGGGCGAAGTGGAAATATTAACTGGCGTTGTAAAGGAAATCGAATCATCTGATCCCTCGATAAAGCACGAGGAAGCCAGAGATAAGTCGCTGTGCTAA
- the CG10750 gene encoding uncharacterized protein, isoform B, with translation MPRRKPTIKTDVIGDLDLSPEVAIDDYRVSRQQDQFFVKPPNWDSAGDNIEMLYIANLREYDAMKQVQIQLLKDAKRQAALNVQRIRKMYKIQERLRKRFVEVNGFIKDCADKKRSADKSIREETVLHAEVTKEIDEFKTSIAELSTFRNALKATVAQFQPYERVLEEVVEVSDIFISTKDCIDRCDALMLAQVEINKLESQKLNEIEEMRLRMVQITSEAALTVLGLKNDLARLDRSYVSSRATCLKWEKILSACKDTTSLYNLDKERMFDGIQILYRMLCKRRGIVPSYHSYEIDKIMSFIMREISLLSSVLQELESNKGDKVGAGRMC, from the exons ATGCCGCGACGTAAGCCCACCATTAAGACCGATGTGATCGGGGATCTGGACCTCAGTCCAGAGGTCGCCATCGATGACTATCGCGTCTCTCGCCAGCAGGACCAATTCTTCGT GAAACCGCCCAATTGGGATTCGGCCGGGGATAACATCGAGATGCTGTACATAGCCAATCTCCGGGAGTACGACGCCATGAAGCAGGTTCAGATCCAGCTACTCAAAGATGCCAAGCGGCAAGCCGCATTAAATGTGCAGCGCATTCGCAAGATGTACAAGATTCAGGAGCGCCTGCGCAAACGCTTCGTCGAGGTGAATGGATTCATCAAGGATTGTGCGGACAAAAAGCGCAGTGCGGATAAGTCGATTCGCGAGGAGACCGTTCTCCACGCGGAGGTCACCAAGGAGATAGACGAGTTCAAGACCTCCATTGCCGAACTGAGCACCTTTCGCAATGCGCTCAAGGCCACGGTGGCTCAGTTTCAGCCATACGAGAGGGTCCTGGAGGAGGTAGTCGAGGTGTCGGACATCTTCATCTCAACGAAAGACTGCATCGATCGATGTGACGCTCTAA TGTTGGCCCAGGTGGAGATCAATAAGCTGGAGAGCCAGAAACTCAACGAGATCGAGGAGATGCGCCTGCGAATGGTTCAGATCACCAGCGAGGCGGCCTTGACCGTTTTGGGCCTCAAAAACGATCTGGCCCGTTTGGATCGTTCCTATGTCAGCTCGCGGGCCACTTGCCTCAAGTGGGAAAAGATACTAAGTGCCTGCAAGGACACCACGTCGCTCTACAACCTGGACAAGGAGCGCATGTTTGATGGCATTCAAATCCTGTACCGCATGCTCTGCAAACGTCGAGGT ATTGTTCCCAGCTACCACAGCTATGAGATCGACAAAATCATGAGCTTCATCATGCGCGAAATAAGTCTTCTTTCATCGGTCCTCCAGGAATTGGAGTCCAATAAGGGCGATAAAGTCGGCGCTGGACGTATGTGCTAG
- the CG10750 gene encoding uncharacterized protein, isoform A, with amino-acid sequence MPRRKPTIKTDVIGDLDLSPEVAIDDYRVSRQQDQFFVKPPNWDSAGDNIEMLYIANLREYDAMKQVQIQLLKDAKRQAALNVQRIRKMYKIQERLRKRFVEVNGFIKDCADKKRSADKSIREETVLHAEVTKEIDEFKTSIAELSTFRNALKATVAQFQPYERVLEEVVEVSDIFISTKDCIDRCDALMLAQVEINKLESQKLNEIEEMRLRMVQITSEAALTVLGLKNDLARLDRSYVSSRATCLKWEKILSACKDTTSLYNLDKERMFDGIQILYRMLCKRRDIVPSYHSYEIDKIMSFIMREISLLSSVLQELESNKGDKVGAGRMC; translated from the exons ATGCCGCGACGTAAGCCCACCATTAAGACCGATGTGATCGGGGATCTGGACCTCAGTCCAGAGGTCGCCATCGATGACTATCGCGTCTCTCGCCAGCAGGACCAATTCTTCGT GAAACCGCCCAATTGGGATTCGGCCGGGGATAACATCGAGATGCTGTACATAGCCAATCTCCGGGAGTACGACGCCATGAAGCAGGTTCAGATCCAGCTACTCAAAGATGCCAAGCGGCAAGCCGCATTAAATGTGCAGCGCATTCGCAAGATGTACAAGATTCAGGAGCGCCTGCGCAAACGCTTCGTCGAGGTGAATGGATTCATCAAGGATTGTGCGGACAAAAAGCGCAGTGCGGATAAGTCGATTCGCGAGGAGACCGTTCTCCACGCGGAGGTCACCAAGGAGATAGACGAGTTCAAGACCTCCATTGCCGAACTGAGCACCTTTCGCAATGCGCTCAAGGCCACGGTGGCTCAGTTTCAGCCATACGAGAGGGTCCTGGAGGAGGTAGTCGAGGTGTCGGACATCTTCATCTCAACGAAAGACTGCATCGATCGATGTGACGCTCTAA TGTTGGCCCAGGTGGAGATCAATAAGCTGGAGAGCCAGAAACTCAACGAGATCGAGGAGATGCGCCTGCGAATGGTTCAGATCACCAGCGAGGCGGCCTTGACCGTTTTGGGCCTCAAAAACGATCTGGCCCGTTTGGATCGTTCCTATGTCAGCTCGCGGGCCACTTGCCTCAAGTGGGAAAAGATACTAAGTGCCTGCAAGGACACCACGTCGCTCTACAACCTGGACAAGGAGCGCATGTTTGATGGCATTCAAATCCTGTACCGCATGCTCTGCAAACGTCGAG ACATTGTTCCCAGCTACCACAGCTATGAGATCGACAAAATCATGAGCTTCATCATGCGCGAAATAAGTCTTCTTTCATCGGTCCTCCAGGAATTGGAGTCCAATAAGGGCGATAAAGTCGGCGCTGGACGTATGTGCTAG